The Gossypium hirsutum isolate 1008001.06 chromosome D02, Gossypium_hirsutum_v2.1, whole genome shotgun sequence region TTGTTTCAGTGACATATTCAATGGACttctttaaattaaaaagtaGGTCATCCATCTCACGAAACCCGTCCTCAAGAAGAGTGCAATTGATGAACCAATGAGTTGAAGAAAGGGAGACTAGATTACTGAGACAATTTTCTTTTATCTGTTGAACCATACTGTCATCCAAAAAAGAGTTATCCACAGTTATGGAACATACTTTACTGCCTATATTCCACTCCGAAACTAAGCTCTGAATAATCCCACCAACAGCTTTTGTGTCATTGATATGCTCCAAAGTTCTCAAACCAAGAGTCTTCATCTTTAGTTCCCAACCATCATCAATAAAATGTGCTATCAAACAACAATATGCAGTCTTTCCATGATTGTTCTTCCACAAACTTACTGTCAAATTTAATTTGCAAGCAAGCTGATCAAAATACAACTgaattttctctctctcttcatTATAGATGCGATGTATGTCAGATAACAATTTATCTCTTGATTGAAACTCATACATTGGCTGCAAACCTTTCACAAAATTCTTGAAGGCTTCTTGACCAGCCAGATCTAATGGATACTGATGCCTAATAACCATTTTCATAAGATCCAAGTGACTCCTTTCTTGATCAAACGTTGAGCTTCTTTCATTGGTATCAACTGGAAGTATCAACTGGCTTTcttgattttgttttttcttaCCAGGACATACTTTCGAGTGGTTATTCAAGTGTGTGGTTCCACTCTTACTTGACCCTGTAAACACCTTGAGACAGTGTTTACATTTGGCTACTTGTTTTCCATGTTCTTCAAACTTATCAAAGTCTACCCAAACCTTTGACCACGACTTTCTCTGTTTGTTTCGTTTTGTTTCCGCAATCTGAGAGTCATCATTGAAAATAATCTATGAAAAATGAGAATAATAAATCATGTATATTACTTTAtatgatttcaatattttatcCAAAGGGAAAATCTATTTGatactacatatatatacaatatttaagcAGAAAATATGAACACGATGTTGAAAGGATATTCCACCAATATTGAAAAAAAAGGTAATAGATTTACtgtgaaattaatttattaagctGCATTCTTGATGTAAGTTTTTCCTTATGGGTTTCTATGGAACTGATTAGGTTAAAAGAAAACTAGATTTCCAGTTTAGACAGACTCTATGACATTAAAAAGGAAGAATAAATAATGACCTTGTTATAAGGCCTTTCTAGTGTGTTAAAAGGAGCTGCAACAACCTTTGATGAAGAATGTATAGAAATCAGAGAGTCAAAATTAGGAACCACCCCTTCTTAGAGCAAATGTTATTATCATATTAGAACTATAAATGCTAACCCATAATTAATTCAGTGTTGAAATAATATAAGAATATATAAGGCAATGTAATTACCTGCTCAATATGCGCATTTATTTCGTTTGCATGAATATCCCTTGCTTCTTCAGCTATTTTCAAAGGCATTGCTGTGTTTGAAGATGTAGCAATGCTTGAAATGCCTTCTTGGAACTTAATTTCGGGGACTTGAACTTTTACTGTTACAAACGTTGTCTTCTTATGTTTCAAGTCATCGAAGATACGAAGAGCTAAAGATTTTGACATTTCACTCTCAGTTGGAGGCCAATAAAATTCTACGATATAAACTTCATCACTTGTGTGACGATTTTGTAGGCAGATGGCAACAGCAACATCTATGTGATAATCCTCTAACACTAAATATCTTGAGTCTTCTACCTTAGCAAGAGATGGTTCAAAATGGTAGCCGTCCCTTGATTCAAATGCTTTCTCAATAATGAGGGGGACACTAATCTCGTCTTCAAAATCaatcaaaaaataataagaatctCTATCTATCTCACAACAAGAAATACTTTGGATAGAAAAAGTATGTTTCTTGTTTGGATCCGagatagtttcatttatattgttaacctcAGAAGCCCATGTTATAGCAAATGAAAGCttgtatttacaacataaatcttTTGATATGTCATGTATCTCGGCAAGTGCAGCTGATCGATTCAATATCAAACcctgtaaaattattaaataagaaacaattatcacaaacaaaatttgaaaatttgaaataacacTCTAAATGAAAAGAATTTTGACATTGtacttttaatttgataaagataataaaatttaaacaaattaaaaacataatgtcaTAATTATACTTATTCAAATAAATTTGATTCTCTCTTGCATAGATAGGTATTCATAAGTTAAAGTTGGATTGAACCAAAAAGATTGAAAGCTCATTTGAGTCAAGTCTAGACTACTTAAAATAGTtaactttactattttaaaaattaaatatttcaaatatgagtatattaatatttttattttataattaaatttaaataaaaattatactttttattgtaaaaagaaaaaagagctaAATGTTAAAGTAATACCTCTaggaaaggttgaagaggttgaCGAGGCAGAGGATTTAGATTGAAACCTACAAACATATTCCATTCAGTGAAAATGCTATACTTAGTCAAATAAATCaacttttattaatttggtcACTTGTTGTTTAATTCAACTTATTACAAATAATGtcctaaatatatattttaacttaaaatacattgtcaatttaaatataattaaaataaattaattttgaatatgcaagaaattttggttaaatgaataattcagttaattaatttcaactaaatcaaattaattataaactatatttttaaatccttttcattatgaattatattttaattgatgattCAAAAAGTAGATTTTAAACAATGTTTAAACATCCTGTAAAAAGTCATGTAAGTGGAAATTAATGTAAGTTATTCATTTTCACGTGTGTTTATAAtctatatttgatatattattagtATACATTgagaataatatataaatcatattatataataaaataaaggttttgaaacatttgaaatttttgaaaataatcaattcaatttttatatttttttaactcaattgaggttttaaacattaaaatttcaattaggtaagtctattactatttttttagattattttcatCATGTGGTACATTAAGATTATGTCACATAAccaaaaaattgatattttcatttaaaaaccataaaaaataaaacaactataaaattataaacatgcaaaaaaaatctataaaatttgaaaaacaaatattcaaaaaataatagaaaattttaaaaaataaaaaatatatcaatttatataCAACCTTAATTGTCACATGACTTCTCAACTTATTTTCCGACCTTAGTTTGtcttatatttttaaagtttttttataatttttatgcttttttataatattttgtaatttttactaatttattaaaatttattattttctatatttttaaatatttttcatattttttacaatattttctttttgcaatttatataatttttatttttatttataataattttatcatttttgtgcacttttctatattttcaattaatttttttgtaatttttaaaatattttgtatatttttataatgattataatttttattattttaataaaaaattaattttcaccaTGTGTCACAATCCTTCCATGGCCATGCCATGTTATGAAAATAACACAAAAAGGTAACCATTACCATTTAACAATTGACCTtaattttaacagaaaaaatcttcaattgattgaaattttaacatttaaaagtataggaagttaaaataatttattttctcatttatttttagtaattttagaataatttattttagtatgGATGTATCATACGGTTGGCTATTATATAGAAATTTATAAGTTATCAATGCatcaaataaaaattgatatataatttaagattatttgaattggatcaaatcaaaagcAATTGATGGaatcaataaattaataatttggtGGTTCAACCATCAATTACTGTAAAATTATTATAtagtttaaaaaaagaaaagaaaagaaaagaagaaaaaagaatacCTTGTCCAAACTTATGGTTGGTGGAAATGAAATTGAAGTGTCCATCTTCAACTTTGGGTTTCCATGCCGATAAGAAAAACATTGGACATCCCTTGTTACCTAAAATCAAACACTCTTCTTCCTCCCCCATTATTTCTAACCAACTTTCATCCTCAACGCTAAGATTATCTTTCCTGTGGTTTAATGGAATTCGACTAAAGCCAGCCATTGAAAAGAGATGTTGCCATTCTGTCAAACTTGGGTGCCGCCTAATTATATTATTACCTTCCCCTGCCTCTATGTTGCACTCCCACCCATACTCCCAATGAAGATAATTGTCCCACTGCGCCCAGTAAGTCTTCAAGGAATACTGAACTGAATCCTTGAAACATGTCAAGAAATTGGAGTGGGTATGATTAGAATAAAAGTCTAGCATGATTACAATCATCGGATTTATCTCCTTCAATCTTACTAACTCTCTCTCCGTTGCTTCTGCATCTCTTACCAACTTCTCAAGTTTAAATTTATAGTAAACCACCACCATTTCATCATCTCTTCTTCTTTTGAAATccatttcacattcattcacTTCTGCCAAACTATTGCCATAAACCACTTTCAACTCATCCTCCAACTTTACATTAACTTCCTTGGCATCCTTAGTCAAAAACTCCATTTGGCGTGAGAACTCTACATATGCTTTCAGAAATGGTGGAAGTATGTAACTTACACGGACGGGTAGAGGATCGCCGAAGAAGCTCGGTAGTGTACGAAGAACTGAATTCTGAAACCTGTAATACGGGATGGAGAAATCAATGAGGTGCAATCGCCTGTTTCCCATGAAAGCATCACCGATAACTTTTTCTATGACGCCATTAATATGGTAGCTGTTATAATGATAATATGGTGCAGGATGCACATGGAAAGTGAGGGAGGAAGAAGCAGGATGCAGTCCGTAGGCTCGGCGAACCAGAGCGTCCGCAAAGTATTTCACCACTCTGCTTTCATCTCGAGAGCAGTAGGGTCTCTGATCAGCAAGAATCAAAATATCGTGAAGGAACGCATCGGCGCTTTTCAGATCCCCATCTTCAATAGCTTCAGCGCAGGATAGTAACAAATTCAAGGCGGTTTCGGAAAAAGAAGAAGCCATGAAAGAAGGTGAGATTCAAACAGAGTTTGGGTAAAGCAGAAGAGAAATATGGTAGAAAAGTAAGTCACAGCAGCAAGATGATATCCACggatatatagagagagagagtgaTGGCAAAACCACTTAATGCCATAAGAAAATTAACTACGAATGACCCAAAATGGtggataaaaattgaaaaaagattagtattcatcaaacaacaaaatcatctataaaatcacttgtaaaattaAGGTTATTTATATAAACAAGACTAAAAAACGTGCTATAAGAATAGATAAATATTCTTAAAAcggaaagaaaaatatattttttaagtgatAACATAGTGCAATATCATATTCTCGTGTTATCATATGACCTAAAACTAAAAAagatttatcaaattctaaaactaaagTAAACCaaaaaattaaggactaaatttaaaaaatatcaaaatcaaagaTTAAAAGTTAGTTTATCCCAAAGCAAAAGCAATCGCGAGTCATTGATTGATGGAGAAACCCCACGTGGAATACACTGTTTCAACTTTGAATTTTCTTCTTTCCCTGTGGTTCCTGGAAATAATTGAGACAGCCTTTTCAATTTTTGGCTTCCACTTGGATTTTTATTATTTgccaaattattatttattctaaaataatattttaaaaactaaaagttaaataaaaggcatgataattttttttaaaaatttcactttgtgaaatttaaaaaatcaatattaaaatattaaagggtaaactacaaaaatagtcacttttgtttgccttaggttacattttaatcacttatgtttgaaatgttacgttttagtaacttatgttattattttgttaagaagtgatcactcttccgttaagtgccgttatctccctaacggtaatcctacgtggcagtctaactagattttaagtgccaacttggattttCTAATGGGATgagaataaatttttaattaaataaatttaattaattaaaaattttaaaccctaaatcttagttAAAAAACCGTTCATCTCCCCCACTAGGGTTCTTGCATCtttaatttcttgattaattGGTGAGTTCTTTTCATTCTTCAATCACTTAATGCATCGTTTTGTTTCTTTAATgtttaatgttatattgaattCATTGTTAAAGATAGTTTCTTTGGCCTATTCTTTGAATGAGAGACACATGGATTTTAAGTGTTGAATTCACTGTTAAAGTGTCTCAAAAGCTTGAATTCCcagttattttttttaactttactagggttaacaattttttttaaagcttgAACTTCTTTTTTTGCCATTGATGTAGGGTGTTGGAATTAACTGTTTAACGGTTCCCAGTTATTAAAGATGAATTCACTGTTAAAGCGTCTCAAAAGCTATGAACTCTTTGTTTGCCATTGATGTAGGGTGTTGGAGATTCATACTAATTTACATGTGATTTaagtttttagaaaaatgggtaaTTTTTTAGGGTCAGAATGGATCCCTCAACgcaagaaacaaacaaaaaaaacagCTTCTAAACCGATGGCTAGGAAGGAAACCCAAGAATTCCAATTTGTTGTTTACAATACCATGACTCAGCAAAAAGAGGTTTTCAAGCTCAAAACCCCTGAAAAAGTTCACATGTATGTCTGCGGTGTCACTGCCTATGATTTCAGTCACCTTGGCCATGCTCGTGCTGCCGTTTCCTTTGATGTCCTTTACAGGTACATAATTTGTCTTAGAGAAAccccttaaagaaaattaaaaaaagggggGAGATGAACGGTTTTTTaactaagatttagggtttaaattttttaattaattaaatttatttaattaaaaatatattctcATCCCATTAAGAAATctaagttggcacttaaaatctagttagactgccacgtaggattaccgttagggagataacgaaacttaacggaagagtgatcacttcgtaacaaaataataacataagtgactaaaacgtaacacttcaaacataagtgactaaaatgtaatatgagacaaacaaaagtgactatttttgtagtttacccaatattaaataataacttcTACGTTTTCTTTATCTGCAAAAAGATCCTCCCAAAGTTTAGTCAATTGCTACACTTCCTCCCACGTTCttttatttgcatttttattaaaaattaagataaatggATATTTTAATTATGACCTAATCTTGATTACATTTTCTACTTACCGGTTTTCTTTTTTGCTTAacaaaattctattttattatacttaaataatattattattagttataATAGCATAATAGTTCCATCCTCCATGCAATTTTTTTTGAGGTTCGACGAAATATAAatattagaggtgctcatgggctagTTCGGGCCAGGCCCAAAAAATTTTCAGCCCGCATACTAGGCCCGGGctggcccaaaatatgggcttgatattttgcccaagcccggcctgagaaataaatatgaagcccgggctcggcccggcccggcctttttttttagttaattagcaATAAGTAAACAAACCATAATATTCATACATTAATCcatcaacatatttaattttataacaaaatataaattgtaagctAAATTAAACTTGTCACAAAGTAATACTAATAAAGTCCATTTAGATGCAAAAATGCATAATATATTGAAGCATAGCAATTGTAATTGCAAGTTGCAACCTTGAATTTGAAGAACAAAGTGCATATCTTTCATGTTATCTATAAAAATTATGTTAGAATTGATGTAGTTTTACACTCTAAGCTTTGATTCTTAATAAATAATGAACATGTTGTCCACCATTTACTTTTGGGTCCAATTGCATCTGCATGCTGTCCAACTGCAAACATCCATTACTAAAATCTCGTTTGGGGACAAGTGAAACAATAGAATACTTTGAAGCAACGACAAATGCTTCCAACGTTCCCAGAAAAAATTGCTACTATAATGAGCTTAAAATTTCAGATATAAAAAAGAAGCAACAAGGTATAAACTAGATTATAAACCAGATTATAAACCAGAATATAAACCagattataaaatttcaaataagagAAAGTAAGAGAAATTAAGAGAGAGCAGAAGACAGATTATAAACCAGGCACTTGGTACAACAGTCAGTGGATGGAAGAATGTTTCAATGTTTTTCCTTTGGCAGCTGAGCAACAAAAACTTTCTCTTCCTGGTCACTGCCTTCTTCTGCCACTTGAGCTTTAGCTCTTGGCTGTTGAGTTTGGTTTTTTCTCAACTTGCCTTTGTTTCTGCAAACTTTCTCAGCATGGACCATCTTTTTGCAGACTTTGCACTGTACATCAGGCCTAAACCAACAATTTTCTCCTGGATGACTGAGCCTTTTGCAGTGTGGGCAAGGTGGATATCTCCTTCTCGCTCCATCTCTTCTGGGCTTGTCAGACCAAGCCTTCTTCCCTTTGTAGCCAGAGAAGCTTGAGGCAGGTCTGCTCTTGGCTTAGAAGGCACTTTCTTCTTCATCCTCTCGCCTGCTGgcccttctttgctcttgtgcataaaGAGTATTGATCagctcagtcaaagagatgctaATTAGATCTCTCGAGTCTTCAAGGGAAGAAATCTTGGCTtcatatctctcaggcaaagtTGAGATAACCTTCTCTACAATTCTTGCTTCTCTACAATATCATTTTCGATGTTCAAATTTGCGTTATTTTATTGAAAGTGTAATGTGTCTTACTAGTACACCGAATACTTATTTATTGTTCAAAATGAAATGAGTAACAAAGATAAAGGAAGAAAGGGATAAAGTAGCCTATAGTCCTTGAATTTGATAGGTTTTCAATTTGGTCTTTCCACTTTTTTAATCCACATTTGTCACGGATCTTGACAATTTTTCCTAATTTTATCCTTAAACTTTGAGATTGTGCCTCATCACCTaaaatttaagaatatatatataatctaaaaatatatatatatatttacaaatcatacaaaaattataagttttaaaaaaaaatttaggtgctGGTATAGAACAATTTCAAAGTATCATGTCATCATTCCTTAACAAAATCTAAgttcagggattaaattgagaaaagctGTCAAATTCCAAAACAAAGTGGACCAAAAACAGTTAGGGACCATGGTGAAAAAAACTATCAAGTTTAAGTACTAAAAGTTACTTTACCccaagaaaaaatgaaaatggaagagttgaaaaagaaattagcggaaaagggaaaaaaataaaaatagtttgtcttttatgtatattttaatatgtttatttattaattttttatttatgctacattttaattaattttcatgttatgttatgttattaattattatttttagtttaaataatatatttaaagaaaCTAATCTATATGTACATTGGTagtatcactacaccaaaacaagcttttagcggcgctttttagcgccgcaaatacttttagcggtGCTTTGATAAGCGCCGCAAAAGATGCCGCTAAAGATAGCGCCGctacctttagtggcgttttcataaaaaatgccgctaaaggtgttggtctatagcggcgcttcTATCACAAACGTCGTTGAAGATTAagagctttagcggcgtttttaatatAACTGCCGCTATAGATTGgtgtctttagcggcgtttttgttgaaagcgccgctatagatcagggtcGTTAGCGGCTTTTTTTATATAAGCACCACTATAGatcatggcctttagcggcgcttttcccaaaaacgccgcaatagaccctgatctatagcggcgcttttccagAAAACACCGCAATagaccctgatctatagcggcgcttatCCAGAAAACGCAGCTAAATACCCTTTGTCTATATAGCGGCGCTTCgcgcaaaaacgccgctaaagaccctaatctatagcggcgcttttaccaaaaacgccgctaaatttggcagatttgtaaattttttttttatattttttgcccTCCTgtaaaaaacaaatcaaaagaaatcatatctaaaccagccaaaagtaaCAAATCTATggattaaacaaataatataataaatatcaataaatataaacaaattcgtattattcttacaaaaatgttaaaagttaaaatgataattgaaagtcaaaattgaagtatatttacacgatagtctaagacggcggctgttgcgactgctgaaacatcttcatcatactctggagctgctgctggagttcatcgaacttttgacgctgctctgcttccctcgctgcagcctctgcttccctcgctttaGCCTCTGCTTCCCTTGCTGCAGCCTGTTCTTCTctcgctgccgcctctgcttCTCTTGCTGCCGCATCTGCTctaagctgctgctggagttcttcatactttcgttgaaccttagcttctctcgctgctgcatctgctttaagttgtagctggagttcttcatatctttttgaacatcagcttctctcgatgttgcctccgctttaagttgtgtaatttgctcaGTTGTTGTAGCTTGCATCAGAGcaatctggtctcttaacctctgaacttcagcttcagCTCGACTCCCCGAAGGCATATACTGTTGCGAGCTAGATCCAAAATATTAGGAcaggttaacaaaagatccttggaatcgaacccgaccatacctttcaggacccaaaacttcagtgataatccggttatcaatgtcgtcaatatgaacagaactatcactggatGCAATCGCGTCGTACTCcacctttttattctttaatttttcctaaaaaataaatcacacatagataggaacgcaatatatattaaaaataagaatgcaacataacttaacaatatttgcattataataaatgaaataaatcattagaaagtaaacactatataaataattaaaacaagtgaaattgtattaagcaaacgtaccataatttctgcagcttcaggagtcatagggtttccatctttcttcctatgtgtaatgtcaaaaagttgaagtcgtccaactttttgaccggacgacagttcctacaatacaatagtaaaaatattaattgatagaaagtaataaatatctgcAAATATTAAAAGCATTTCAAAATACCTCTGCATGAGCTACACACGCAAaacttttatgttttaaaataatattttaaaaactaaaaaataaataaaatacatgataattttttttaatttcacttgtaaaatttaaaaaatcaccattaacatattaaataataattctcaAAGTCTCTAGTGGGATaacttttatgttttgttttttctgCAAAAAGATTCTCCCAAGATTTACAGAGAAAGAAATTTAGTTAAAAGACaatcttttaaatatttataaataaaaaaaaaaattc contains the following coding sequences:
- the LOC107939715 gene encoding uncharacterized protein isoform X1; translated protein: MASSFSETALNLLLSCAEAIEDGDLKSADAFLHDILILADQRPYCSRDESRVVKYFADALVRRAYGLHPASSSLTFHVHPAPYYHYNSYHINGVIEKVIGDAFMGNRRLHLIDFSIPYYRFQNSVLRTLPSFFGDPLPVRVSYILPPFLKAYVEFSRQMEFLTKDAKEVNVKLEDELKVVYGNSLAEVNECEMDFKRRRDDEMVVVYYKFKLEKLVRDAEATERELVRLKEINPMIVIMLDFYSNHTHSNFLTCFKDSVQYSLKTYWAQWDNYLHWEYGWECNIEAGEGNNIIRRHPSLTEWQHLFSMAGFSRIPLNHRKDNLSVEDESWLEIMGEEEECLILGNKGCPMFFLSAWKPKVEDGHFNFISTNHKFGQGFNLNPLPRQPLQPFLEGLILNRSAALAEIHDISKDLCCKYKLSFAITWASEVNNINETISDPNKKHTFSIQSISCCEIDRDSYYFLIDFEDEISVPLIIEKAFESRDGYHFEPSLAKVEDSRYLVLEDYHIDVAVAICLQNRHTSDEVYIVEFYWPPTESEMSKSLALRIFDDLKHKKTTFVTVKVQVPEIKFQEGISSIATSSNTAMPLKIAEEARDIHANEINAHIEQIIFNDDSQIAETKRNKQRKSWSKVWVDFDKFEEHGKQVAKCKHCLKVFTGSSKSGTTHLNNHSKVCPGKKKQNQESQLILPVDTNERSSTFDQERSHLDLMKMVIRHQYPLDLAGQEAFKNFVKGLQPMYEFQSRDKLLSDIHRIYNEEREKIQLYFDQLACKLNLTVSLWKNNHGKTAYCCLIAHFIDDGWELKMKTLGLRTLEHINDTKAVGGIIQSLVSEWNIGSKVCSITVDNSFLDDSMVQQIKENCLSNLVSLSSTHWFINCTLLEDGFREMDDLLFNLKKSIEYVTETKHGRLKFQEAVDQVKLQDGKSWDDLSLKLESDFGILDSALRSREIFRKLEQIDGNFKLNPSTEEWENAAALQSCLRCFDDIKGTQSLTVSLYFPKLCHIYMKFLQLEKINPSFVTLMKRRFDHYWRLCNSALAVASVLDPRLKFKIVEFSYILIYGHDSKVPLNTFREVLTNVYNEYANETKNQTISASVLDDTNWLGNNSIWDSFSKFVTASNFNEATSKSELELYLDEPLLPQDGAIIDILGWWCDKSQNFPILAKMARDFLAIPVSIFTSCSNIKATINNRAYNILNPESMEALVCSENWLESPKGNDGENHEPTQTTDKGKRKLDEDTCVRKKSKPSNCEKAISTEDNAKDFNNNEFNHGRNFKNVNEISSDDSSSDFDQSDQVQSSSSESDDETTLKEQGQWCEQDVRVYLVSNFTNKDYERLDKLERKKLNRKSLGRGKELNLTGDKLEPLLMVPRSTETQKKYHINEVVINAFFKLLKERSRKFSKAYINHYSFDSQAANLLIKGSRSEQEVLARYKPDHLSGVHKLFLPLCLSDHWVLFYVDINAKKFSCLDPYQSSGILSLNSKNVDKILQWFKNFLLPEFGYKDANEWPYVARTDIPQQKNSVDCGVFVMKYGDCLTYGDFFPFTQKDMIHFRRRIFLDLYRGRLHIRK
- the LOC107939715 gene encoding uncharacterized protein isoform X2, which produces MASSFSETALNLLLSCAEAIEDGDLKSADAFLHDILILADQRPYCSRDESRVVKYFADALVRRAYGLHPASSSLTFHVHPAPYYHYNSYHINGVIEKVIGDAFMGNRRLHLIDFSIPYYRFQNSVLRTLPSFFGDPLPVRVSYILPPFLKAYVEFSRQMEFLTKDAKEVNVKLEDELKVVYGNSLAEVNECEMDFKRRRDDEMVVVYYKFKLEKLVRDAEATERELVRLKEINPMIVIMLDFYSNHTHSNFLTCFKDSVQYSLKTYWAQWDNYLHWEYGWECNIEAGEGNNIIRRHPSLTEWQHLFSMAGFSRIPLNHRKDNLSVEDESWLEIMGEEEECLILGNKGCPMFFLSAWKPKVEDGHFNFISTNHKFGQGFNLNPLPRQPLQPFLEGLILNRSAALAEIHDISKDLCCKYKLSFAITWASEVNNINETISDPNKKHTFSIQSISCCEIDRDSYYFLIDFEDEISVPLIIEKAFESRDGYHFEPSLAKVEDSRYLVLEDYHIDVAVAICLQNRHTSDEVYIVEFYWPPTESEMSKSLALRIFDDLKHKKTTFVTVKVQVPEIKFQEGISSIATSSNTAMPLKIAEEARDIHANEINAHIEQIAETKRNKQRKSWSKVWVDFDKFEEHGKQVAKCKHCLKVFTGSSKSGTTHLNNHSKVCPGKKKQNQESQLILPVDTNERSSTFDQERSHLDLMKMVIRHQYPLDLAGQEAFKNFVKGLQPMYEFQSRDKLLSDIHRIYNEEREKIQLYFDQLACKLNLTVSLWKNNHGKTAYCCLIAHFIDDGWELKMKTLGLRTLEHINDTKAVGGIIQSLVSEWNIGSKVCSITVDNSFLDDSMVQQIKENCLSNLVSLSSTHWFINCTLLEDGFREMDDLLFNLKKSIEYVTETKHGRLKFQEAVDQVKLQDGKSWDDLSLKLESDFGILDSALRSREIFRKLEQIDGNFKLNPSTEEWENAAALQSCLRCFDDIKGTQSLTVSLYFPKLCHIYMKFLQLEKINPSFVTLMKRRFDHYWRLCNSALAVASVLDPRLKFKIVEFSYILIYGHDSKVPLNTFREVLTNVYNEYANETKNQTISASVLDDTNWLGNNSIWDSFSKFVTASNFNEATSKSELELYLDEPLLPQDGAIIDILGWWCDKSQNFPILAKMARDFLAIPVSIFTSCSNIKATINNRAYNILNPESMEALVCSENWLESPKGNDGENHEPTQTTDKGKRKLDEDTCVRKKSKPSNCEKAISTEDNAKDFNNNEFNHGRNFKNVNEISSDDSSSDFDQSDQVQSSSSESDDETTLKEQGQWCEQDVRVYLVSNFTNKDYERLDKLERKKLNRKSLGRGKELNLTGDKLEPLLMVPRSTETQKKYHINEVVINAFFKLLKERSRKFSKAYINHYSFDSQAANLLIKGSRSEQEVLARYKPDHLSGVHKLFLPLCLSDHWVLFYVDINAKKFSCLDPYQSSGILSLNSKNVDKILQWFKNFLLPEFGYKDANEWPYVARTDIPQQKNSVDCGVFVMKYGDCLTYGDFFPFTQKDMIHFRRRIFLDLYRGRLHIRK